A genomic segment from Synchiropus splendidus isolate RoL2022-P1 chromosome 18, RoL_Sspl_1.0, whole genome shotgun sequence encodes:
- the sema3b gene encoding semaphorin-3B codes for MMTMMMMMVATTVTCSSLFILGLAAAHASSTSRSSSSASSSSSSSPSPRMKLSYKELQQFHGVRRFELERSCCFSALLLDEERGRLFVGAKNFLLSLSLDNIAKQEHKIYWPAPVDWREECNWAGKDITSDCVNYVKILHHYNRTHLYACGTGAFHPTCAFVEVGHRMEDHVFRIDPSKVEDGKGKSPYDPRHNAASVLVGDELYAGVATDLMGRDFTIFRSLGRRPSIRTEQHDSRWLNEPKFVGSFWVPESENPDDDKVFFFFRETAVEAQGLGKSTYSRIGQLCRNDMGGQRSLVNKWTTFLKTRLICSVPGPDGSDTYFDELRNVFLLQTRDRKNPLVYTVFSTSSSVFKGSAVCLYSMNDIRRAFLGPFAHKEGPNYQWVPFQGKVPYPRPGMCPSKTFGSFESTKGFPDDVIQFARHHPLMYNPVYPMSRRPVFVRTNVDYSFTQIAVDRVGAADGQYDVMFIGTDKGTVLKVINVPKESWNNMEQLLLEELEVFKDASAIINMQLSSKRQQLYLGSDTSIAQVPLHRCSVYGKACAECCLARDPYCAWDGTSCTRYLPNTKRRFRRQDVRNGDPNTLCSGDHHKHRVTEKKLYGVEGSSTFLECIPKSLQARVTWTFQKQPQSPREEVRMDDRIIQTERGLLIRRILKRDIGVYQCHAMEHGFTQTLLGITLEVVPSTSSAASNTPSDAPVRIDPRSSGGPQTSNQKLWYRDFMQLVDHPNLSTVDQICEQVWARKTAGGDQGEKSFSPGGRDGIPLSPEVRPNNKKWKHLQELRKGRNRRTHDGKQNPRAPRSAGE; via the exons ATGAtgaccatgatgatgatgatggtggccACCACGGTCACATGCAGCTCTCTCTTCATTCTGGGGCTGGCCGCAGCCCATGCATCATCCACCTCACGTTCTTCCTCCTCTGCGTCTTCgtcatcctcctcatctccctccCCTCGAATGAAGCTCTCATACAAAG AGTTACAGCAGTTTCATGGTGTCCGAAGGTTCGAGCTGGAACGCTCATGCTGCTTCAGCGCTCTGCTCTTAGATGAAGAGCGTGGACGGCTGTTTGTTGGGGCCAAGAACTTCCTGTTGTCTTTATCGCTGGACAACATCGCCAAACAGGAACATAAG ATCTACTGGCCGGCACCTGTTGACTGGAGGGAGGAGTGTAACTgggctggcaaagacatcacg tcCGACTGCGTCAATTATGTGAAGATTCTACATCACTACAACCGCACTCATCTGTACGCCTGCGGAACTGGAGCTTTCCATCCAACCTGCGCCTTTGTGGAAGTGGGACACCGGATGGAG GATCATGTATTCAGGATTGACCCTTCCAAGGTGGAGGACGGTAAAGGGAAGAGTCCTTATGATCCCCGCCACAATGCCGCCTCTGTGCTCGTTG GTGATGAGCTGTACGCAGGTGTGGCTACAGACTTAATGGGTCGGGATTTCACCATCTTCAGAAGTCTCGGGAGACGTCCGTCTATCCGCACGGAGCAACACGACTCACGCTGGCTCAATG AGCCCAAGTTTGTCGGTTCCTTTTGGGTCCCGGAGAGTGAAAACCCTGATGACGACaaagtatttttcttcttccGGGAGACGGCAGTAGAGGCCCAGGGTCTGGGGAAGTCCACATACTCTCGCATAGGACAGCTGTGTCGG AATGACATGGGTGGGCAGCGCAGTCTGGTGAACAAGTGGACCACATTCCTCAAAACACGTCTGATCTGTTCGGTTCCCGGTCCTGATGGCAGCGACACCTACTTTGATGAGCTAC GCAACGTATTCCTGCTGCAGACGAGGGACAGAAAGAATCCACTGGTTTACACTGTCTTCTCGACTTCCAG CAGTGTATTTAAAGgctcagctgtgtgtctctacTCCATGAATGACATCCGGAGGGCCTTCCTGGGGCCCTTCGCTCACAAAGAGGGCCCCAACTACCAGTGGGTCCCCTTCCAGGGGAAGGTCCCCTATCCCCGCCCAGGAATG TGTCCCAGCAAGACATTTGGCAGTTTTGAGTCCACGAAGGGTTTCCCAGACGATGTGATCCAGTTTGCCCGTCACCACCCACTGATGTACAACCCTGTGTACCCGATGAGCAGACGGCCAGTATTTGTGAGGACCAATGTGGACTACAGCTTCACACAGATCGCTGTGGACAGAGTAGGAGCTGCTGACGGACAGTACGACGTCATGTTTATCGGAACAG ACAAAGGGACAGTGCTAAAAGTGATCAACGTACCAAAGGAAAGCTGGAATAACATGGAGCAGCttctgctggaggagctggaggtgtTCAAA GATGCCTCCGCCATCATCAACATGCAGCTCTCCTCGAAACGG caacaactgtaCCTGGGCTCAGACACCAGCATCGCCCAGGTTCCTCTACACCGCTGCAGTGTTTACGGTAAAGCCTGTGCCGAGTGTTGCCTGGCCAGAGACCCCTACTGCGCCTGGGACGGGACGTCCTGCACCCGCTATCTGCCCAACACCAAAAG ACGCTTCCGTCGACAGGACGTGAGGAATGGAGACCCCAACACCTTGTGCTCTGGAG ACCACCACAAGCATCGAGTCACAGAGAAAAAGTTGTACGGAGTGGAGGGAAGCAGCACGTTTTTGGAGTGCATCCCAAAATCCCTTCAGGCCAGAGTCACCTGGACCTTCCAGAAACAACCACAAAGCCCACGGGAGGAG gtACGCATGGATGATCGCATCATTCAGACAGAACGTGGACTTCTGATCCGTCGCATCTTAAAACGAGACATCGGCGTTTATCAGTGCCACGCTATGGAGCATGGTTTCACCCAAACTCTCCTTGGTATCACACTTGAAGTCGTACCTTCCACCTCGTCCGCCGCCTCCAACACTCCCTCTGACGCTCCAGTGAGGATAGACCCTCGTAGCTCAGGCGGCCCTCAGACGTCCAATCAAAAGCTCTGGTATCGGGACTTCATGCAGCTGGTAGACCACCCCAATCTAAGTACAGTGGACCAAATCTGTGAGCAGGTATGGGCTCGCAAGACTGCAGGAGGTGACCAAGGGGAAAAGAGCTTCTCTCCAGGGGGGAGGGATGGCATACCACTCAGCCCTGAAGTGCGCCCAAATAACAAGAAGTGGAAGCATCTTCAGGAACTAAGGAAGGGGAGAAACCGCCGGACCCATGATGGAAAACAGAACCCTCGGGCACCGCGCAGTGCAGGAGAGTAG